Proteins encoded by one window of Bacteroidales bacterium:
- a CDS encoding ABC transporter ATP-binding protein, producing MSQLSIQTSGLSKSFNGKKVVDSLSVEIKKGEVFGFLGPNGAGKTTSIKMITGLLKEDEGQIWINGQKPDLAISRQKVGLCPQDIIVWNQLTCKEQLLFIASMYGVKSRVARNRADVLLERLGLAAKSKSLARTLSGGMLRRLNLLMALMHDPEILILDEPEAGLDPQSRVLVRDFILSLSKTKTVIFTTHNMDEAERVCDRIAIIDSGHLLVTDKPEILKRTLGKGDVLEIRFAGNSPDLQGFNFLENAPLLKEHILYFRAFGIIEKMERILSECTRQHLSIQGLNLRENSLEDVFISLTGKTLRD from the coding sequence ATGTCACAATTATCTATACAGACCAGTGGTTTATCCAAATCCTTCAACGGGAAAAAGGTGGTAGATTCACTTTCCGTTGAAATTAAGAAGGGAGAAGTTTTCGGATTCCTGGGTCCCAATGGAGCCGGTAAAACCACTTCCATAAAAATGATTACTGGATTGCTGAAGGAAGATGAAGGCCAGATATGGATAAACGGCCAAAAACCTGACCTTGCAATTTCCCGTCAGAAAGTGGGGCTCTGCCCCCAGGATATAATCGTCTGGAACCAGCTGACTTGTAAAGAGCAATTATTGTTTATTGCTTCGATGTATGGAGTGAAATCTAGAGTAGCCAGAAACAGAGCAGATGTTTTACTGGAGAGGCTGGGGTTAGCTGCTAAAAGCAAGTCGTTGGCCAGGACTTTATCTGGAGGGATGTTACGCCGGCTAAATCTTCTTATGGCGCTGATGCATGATCCGGAGATTCTGATCCTTGATGAACCGGAAGCAGGCCTCGATCCTCAATCGAGAGTGCTTGTCAGGGATTTCATCCTTTCCCTTTCTAAAACAAAAACAGTAATTTTTACCACCCACAATATGGATGAGGCTGAAAGGGTATGTGACAGGATTGCGATCATCGATTCAGGGCATCTGTTGGTTACCGATAAACCGGAAATCCTTAAGAGAACCCTTGGGAAGGGAGATGTCCTTGAAATCCGCTTTGCCGGAAATTCACCGGATCTTCAGGGATTTAATTTCCTGGAAAATGCTCCGTTGCTGAAGGAGCATATCCTTTACTTCAGGGCTTTCGGAATTATTGAGAAAATGGAAAGAATACTCTCTGAATGTACTCGTCAGCATCTCTCCATACAAGGATTGAACCTGAGGGAAAACTCACTGGAAGATGTATTTATTAGCCTGACCGGCAAAACATTAAGAGATTGA
- a CDS encoding ABC transporter permease translates to MKILAIIKKALIMQLRDYWALLLTLISAPFFVLIYYLITSGGSTSYHVALIWKDAPSTTIERELLESLRSQEYQDGSAVLQIENFTDTTLAKQKLIDRKLDAMLLIPKGFADSVVAGGIPQFRIYGDASNPRYSVGMIFMLQAIDQMVSRHSEQQYPYIFEEIFLGNTGGRTEFEVYVPGILVFSIIMLLLSASLIFIRDIEDKTMLRLKISRMNVLDYIVGNTLVQWVVGIISFAVTLALADALGFRNEGSMLLVLLVCSLTILSIIAISLLLVAFCKTVGMVMILGNFPLFILMFFSGAMLPLPRNEVFNGFALVDLLPPSHAVAALNKIFTYKAGFQEIRYELLMLICLTAIYFIAGVILFRRKHIQTA, encoded by the coding sequence ATGAAGATTCTGGCTATCATAAAAAAAGCCCTTATCATGCAGTTGCGCGATTACTGGGCCCTGCTGTTAACCCTGATTTCAGCACCTTTCTTTGTCCTTATCTATTACCTGATAACCAGCGGGGGCTCCACATCATACCATGTAGCCCTGATCTGGAAAGATGCGCCTTCAACCACGATTGAAAGGGAATTGCTGGAATCCCTCAGGAGTCAGGAATACCAGGATGGCAGTGCTGTCCTGCAAATTGAGAACTTTACAGATACTACACTCGCCAAACAGAAGCTCATTGACCGTAAACTGGATGCTATGCTGCTTATTCCGAAGGGTTTTGCTGATAGTGTCGTTGCAGGAGGTATCCCTCAATTCAGAATATATGGAGATGCCTCCAATCCAAGGTACTCGGTAGGTATGATTTTCATGCTTCAGGCTATCGATCAAATGGTTAGCAGGCACAGTGAGCAGCAATATCCCTATATATTTGAAGAAATCTTCCTGGGAAATACTGGTGGCAGGACTGAATTTGAGGTTTATGTCCCGGGAATTCTCGTTTTTTCAATCATCATGTTGTTATTATCTGCATCACTCATTTTTATAAGAGATATTGAGGATAAGACCATGCTAAGGCTGAAAATAAGTCGTATGAATGTTCTTGATTATATAGTTGGTAACACACTGGTTCAGTGGGTAGTAGGAATTATCTCTTTTGCTGTCACCCTGGCATTAGCTGATGCCCTGGGCTTTCGTAATGAAGGTTCCATGTTGCTTGTATTGCTTGTATGTTCTTTAACCATTCTCTCCATTATTGCCATCAGCCTTTTACTTGTAGCATTCTGTAAAACTGTGGGGATGGTCATGATCCTGGGGAATTTCCCCCTCTTTATCCTCATGTTTTTCTCCGGAGCTATGCTACCTTTACCAAGAAATGAAGTGTTCAATGGCTTTGCACTGGTGGATCTTCTGCCACCCAGCCATGCCGTTGCTGCTTTGAATAAGATATTTACTTATAAGGCGGGATTCCAGGAGATCAGGTATGAACTTCTGATGCTAATTTGCCTTACTGCGATATACTTCATTGCCGGTGTAATATTGTTCCGCAGGAAACATATTCAAACGGCTTAG
- a CDS encoding histidine kinase, which yields MTKTRTDKPELPAKYRWVLAVVLSAIIQFCIISYNYYTGFISGFTPYSFLFRWVYGTLLTTLASIILISVNYYLICWLNKGFPWAGRSLKRISIEILVSLLISVFLGSGITLLANAIDAYDESLTMVIVTNSLIASVANILLVVALEAWMFFREGRMNERKAEELHRELTGIRFEVLKNQINPHFLFNSLNVLSGLINKDTHKAQEFIEEFAYVYRYVLDTIEKQVVTLEEEMKFSRAYMFLQKIRYGDSLLFEIHIESEMLEKLLPPLSLQLLLENAIKHNKAETGAPLIVEIYTTEGFLYIRNNLQAKFSGSKSTGIGLRNLKKRYEMIAEQQPSFGIENLHYVAKLPLIEND from the coding sequence ATGACTAAAACCAGGACAGACAAACCCGAATTGCCGGCAAAGTATCGCTGGGTGCTGGCTGTTGTTTTGTCGGCAATCATTCAATTTTGCATCATCAGCTATAACTACTATACAGGGTTTATCAGTGGTTTCACTCCCTATAGCTTTCTGTTCAGGTGGGTATATGGAACCCTTCTTACTACTCTTGCCTCCATCATTCTCATTTCAGTGAATTACTACCTGATATGCTGGTTGAATAAAGGATTTCCATGGGCAGGCAGGTCCTTGAAACGTATTTCGATTGAAATACTGGTAAGTCTGCTGATTTCTGTCTTCCTGGGTAGTGGCATTACCCTGCTGGCTAATGCTATAGATGCGTATGATGAGTCATTGACCATGGTAATAGTGACTAATTCATTAATTGCCAGTGTTGCTAATATACTGCTTGTGGTTGCCCTGGAAGCCTGGATGTTTTTCAGGGAAGGGAGGATGAATGAACGAAAAGCAGAAGAACTTCACCGTGAACTCACTGGCATCCGATTCGAGGTGCTGAAAAACCAGATAAATCCCCATTTCCTGTTTAACAGTCTGAATGTCCTATCCGGACTGATCAACAAGGATACCCACAAGGCACAGGAATTTATTGAAGAATTTGCCTATGTCTACAGATATGTACTTGATACCATTGAAAAGCAAGTGGTTACGCTGGAGGAAGAGATGAAATTCAGCAGGGCATATATGTTCCTCCAAAAGATCAGGTATGGCGATTCCCTGCTTTTTGAGATACATATTGAATCAGAAATGCTTGAGAAATTGCTTCCTCCGCTCAGCCTTCAACTCCTTCTCGAAAATGCCATCAAACATAATAAGGCCGAAACAGGAGCACCCCTGATAGTGGAAATTTATACAACGGAAGGATTCCTTTATATCAGGAACAACTTACAGGCTAAGTTTTCAGGCTCAAAGAGCACCGGAATAGGCCTGCGTAATCTTAAAAAGAGATATGAGATGATTGCTGAACAGCAGCCTTCCTTTGGAATCGAAAACCTGCATTATGTGGCAAAATTGCCTTTAATTGAAAATGACTGA
- a CDS encoding response regulator transcription factor, protein MDRRVVIIEDESLAADRMEALLKELNPGAKVVARLPGIRESVLWLQNNKADLIFLDIQLSDGLSFSIFEEVETDTPVIFTTAYDQYAIQAFKLNSVDYLLKPVRKEDLQNALHKLERLSGPVQPDFRSLLESIQGKQPAFRKRFLIQFGDRIRKVECEEIAYFYVMDKGNYLKTFQNQSYPIDFTLDSLEGQLDPAKFFRINRKIIVNMDAIKSMLAWSRSRIKLELQPAAVECEEVVVSIDRTPGFREWLNS, encoded by the coding sequence ATGGATAGAAGAGTTGTAATTATTGAGGATGAATCGCTTGCAGCCGACAGGATGGAAGCCCTGCTCAAAGAGCTGAATCCCGGGGCAAAGGTGGTAGCCAGGCTCCCGGGGATCAGGGAATCGGTGCTATGGTTACAAAACAACAAAGCTGACCTGATCTTTCTTGATATTCAGCTTTCTGATGGACTCAGCTTCAGCATTTTTGAAGAAGTGGAAACAGATACCCCTGTGATCTTCACTACAGCCTATGATCAATATGCCATTCAGGCTTTTAAACTGAATTCCGTTGATTATCTTTTGAAACCTGTTCGTAAGGAGGATCTGCAAAATGCCCTTCATAAACTCGAACGCTTGTCGGGACCTGTGCAGCCTGATTTCAGAAGCCTGCTTGAATCAATCCAGGGGAAACAGCCTGCTTTCAGAAAAAGATTCCTGATACAGTTTGGTGACAGGATCAGAAAAGTGGAATGCGAAGAAATTGCTTATTTCTATGTGATGGACAAAGGGAATTACCTCAAAACGTTTCAGAATCAATCTTATCCCATCGATTTTACCCTCGACAGCCTGGAGGGACAGCTCGACCCTGCGAAATTTTTCCGCATCAACCGAAAGATTATTGTGAATATGGATGCCATCAAAAGCATGCTTGCCTGGTCGCGTTCGCGTATTAAGCTGGAATTACAACCTGCTGCCGTGGAATGTGAGGAAGTTGTGGTAAGCATCGACCGGACCCCGGGGTTTCGGGAATGGTTGAATTCCTAA
- a CDS encoding 2-oxoacid:acceptor oxidoreductase family protein has protein sequence MTEEIIIAGFGGQGVLSMGKILAYSGVMQDKEVSWMPSYGPEMRGGTANVTVIISDERISSPILNAYDTAIILNQQSMDKFEHSVKPGGLLIYDPNGITRHPERKDINIYTIEAAETAGKLGLAKVFNMIVLGGYLKLKPIVGMEYIHKGLEKSLPSRHHGMIPENEKAIETGKGLVKEVQLV, from the coding sequence ATGACTGAAGAAATTATCATTGCCGGATTCGGTGGACAAGGAGTCCTTTCAATGGGAAAGATTCTTGCTTATTCAGGAGTAATGCAGGACAAGGAAGTAAGTTGGATGCCATCCTACGGCCCTGAAATGAGAGGGGGGACTGCCAATGTTACCGTTATTATCAGTGATGAAAGGATCAGTTCACCGATTCTGAATGCTTATGATACTGCGATTATACTGAATCAGCAAAGCATGGACAAGTTTGAGCATTCGGTTAAACCAGGCGGATTATTAATCTATGACCCTAATGGAATCACCAGGCATCCTGAAAGAAAGGATATAAACATCTATACCATTGAGGCTGCTGAAACGGCCGGTAAGTTAGGCTTGGCCAAAGTATTCAATATGATTGTTCTGGGGGGATACCTCAAGTTAAAACCCATTGTTGGAATGGAGTATATTCATAAAGGACTGGAAAAATCCCTGCCTTCCCGCCATCATGGTATGATCCCCGAAAATGAAAAAGCAATTGAAACCGGCAAAGGTCTTGTGAAAGAAGTACAGTTAGTATAA
- a CDS encoding 2-oxoglutarate oxidoreductase, whose protein sequence is MAEFKTNPEILQPENLVYKRTDLLTEKALSYCPGCGHGTAHRVIMEVLEEMDIQDKTIGIAPVGCSVLAYEFMNIDMQQAAHGRAPALATAVKRLFPEKFVFTYQGDGDLAAIGTAETIHACNRGENIVIVFINNGIYGMTGGQMAPTTLPGMKSSTSPYGRDVAMMGNPLRITELVAQLPGTIYVTRQAVHTPSAVRKAKKAVRKAFENQKLNKGLSFIEIVSNCNSGWKMTPLQSNEWMVDNMFPYYPLGDIKVNE, encoded by the coding sequence ATGGCAGAATTCAAAACCAACCCCGAAATACTTCAACCAGAAAACCTGGTTTATAAACGCACGGACCTTCTTACTGAGAAAGCGCTCAGCTATTGTCCGGGTTGCGGTCATGGAACTGCTCACAGGGTTATCATGGAAGTGCTTGAAGAAATGGATATCCAGGATAAGACCATTGGAATTGCTCCGGTAGGTTGTTCTGTTCTTGCCTATGAATTCATGAATATCGACATGCAACAAGCTGCCCATGGCAGAGCTCCAGCCCTGGCCACTGCTGTAAAACGACTATTCCCTGAGAAATTCGTTTTCACTTACCAGGGGGATGGTGACCTTGCTGCCATCGGTACCGCTGAAACCATCCATGCCTGCAACCGTGGCGAAAATATTGTTATTGTTTTCATAAACAATGGCATCTATGGTATGACCGGCGGACAAATGGCACCCACTACCCTACCCGGGATGAAGTCAAGTACTTCCCCTTATGGAAGAGATGTGGCTATGATGGGAAATCCATTGAGAATCACTGAATTGGTTGCCCAGCTTCCCGGAACCATCTACGTAACACGCCAGGCTGTGCATACACCTTCTGCCGTTCGTAAAGCCAAAAAAGCTGTTCGTAAAGCATTTGAAAACCAGAAACTCAATAAGGGACTTTCCTTTATCGAAATCGTTTCCAACTGCAATTCAGGCTGGAAAATGACGCCACTCCAGTCAAATGAGTGGATGGTGGATAATATGTTCCCTTATTATCCTCTTGGGGATATTAAAGTGAATGAGTAA
- a CDS encoding 3-methyl-2-oxobutanoate dehydrogenase subunit VorB, producing MMKELRLMKGNEAFAEAAIRAGADGYFGYPITPQSEVMEYLMVQKTHERTGMVTLQAESEVAAINMVYGGAGCGKRVLTSSSSPGISLKQEGISYIAGAELPCVILNVVRGGPGLGTIQPSQSDYFQATKGGGHGDYRLIVLAPSSVQEMADFAGLGFELAFKYRTPVMVLSDGAIGQMMEKVELNPQTPRFTEEEIIKNTPWATTGKTKDRERNIITSLDLESIKMEKHNEVLQAKYREIEKAEVRYEKIGCEDADYAFIAFGTSARICQKAMQLAREQGIKVGLMRPITLFPFPKAVVAQMTERVKGILVVEMNAGQMIEDVKLATEGRVKVEHFGRMGGIIPSPIEVVEALKKQIIGG from the coding sequence TTGATGAAAGAATTACGATTAATGAAAGGCAATGAAGCTTTTGCTGAAGCTGCCATTCGTGCCGGTGCTGACGGTTATTTCGGATATCCCATTACTCCTCAATCGGAAGTGATGGAATACCTGATGGTTCAAAAAACCCATGAACGTACTGGTATGGTTACTTTACAGGCTGAAAGTGAAGTGGCTGCCATTAACATGGTTTATGGAGGTGCAGGATGCGGAAAGAGGGTACTTACTTCCTCTTCAAGCCCCGGTATCAGTCTTAAACAAGAAGGAATTTCATACATAGCCGGTGCTGAACTACCCTGCGTGATTCTAAATGTTGTCCGTGGAGGTCCTGGTCTTGGTACTATTCAACCTTCCCAATCGGATTATTTCCAGGCTACCAAGGGTGGCGGACATGGCGATTACCGTTTAATTGTTCTGGCTCCTTCATCAGTGCAGGAAATGGCTGATTTTGCCGGCTTAGGCTTCGAACTCGCTTTTAAATACCGTACCCCGGTGATGGTATTATCTGATGGAGCCATTGGACAGATGATGGAAAAAGTAGAACTGAATCCACAAACTCCAAGGTTCACCGAAGAAGAGATTATTAAGAACACTCCATGGGCCACTACAGGTAAGACTAAGGATCGTGAGCGCAATATCATCACCTCCCTCGACCTGGAATCCATAAAGATGGAAAAACATAATGAAGTACTTCAGGCAAAATACCGTGAGATAGAAAAAGCTGAAGTCCGATATGAAAAGATAGGCTGTGAAGATGCTGATTATGCTTTCATCGCCTTTGGCACCAGTGCCAGGATCTGTCAGAAAGCAATGCAGCTGGCCCGTGAACAAGGTATTAAGGTAGGACTCATGCGTCCCATCACCCTTTTCCCTTTCCCAAAAGCTGTAGTTGCACAGATGACCGAAAGAGTGAAAGGCATTTTAGTTGTTGAAATGAATGCCGGTCAAATGATCGAAGATGTGAAACTGGCAACAGAAGGAAGAGTCAAGGTTGAGCATTTCGGTAGAATGGGTGGAATCATTCCATCACCTATAGAAGTAGTGGAAGCCTTGAAAAAACAAATTATAGGAGGATAG
- a CDS encoding 4Fe-4S binding protein, with product MAKNKGEIVVDTERCKGCEVCIPVCPEEVIAMAKQVNRKGYHYAQPTNDLCTGCTNCAVVCPDGAITVYRKKFTE from the coding sequence ATGGCAAAGAATAAAGGCGAGATCGTTGTTGATACCGAAAGATGCAAGGGATGTGAGGTTTGCATTCCAGTGTGTCCGGAAGAAGTAATCGCAATGGCAAAGCAGGTAAACAGAAAAGGGTATCATTATGCCCAGCCTACCAATGATTTATGCACAGGCTGCACAAATTGTGCTGTGGTGTGCCCTGATGGTGCCATCACTGTTTACAGGAAAAAGTTCACGGAATAA
- a CDS encoding pyridoxal phosphate-dependent aminotransferase → MKAATKDTPVNYDVVTDQIKELNVPAVGKATIREIKRLVDNIERETGTKFIRMEMGEPGLPPAAVGTEAEIEALRRGVAAIYPDIDGIPPLKQEISKFVKNFLDIEVKPEACIPTVGSMQGGFAAFLTLARMNAKRDTTLFIDPGFPVHKQQHKVLGQKFEAFDVYNYRGEALKEKLESYFRVGNIHSVLYSNPNNPSWICFTDEELQIIGDLANKYNVIILEDLAYFGMDFRKDYSKPGVPPYQPTVAKYTENYILFISSSKAFSYAGQRIGMMVMSNKVFTTKAPDLLRYYSSDIFGRAMIFGTVYSLSSGTAHSAQYALTAILKAANEGKFNFVNDVKEYGEKAKIMKKLFLDNGFRIVYDMDVDKPIADGFYFTIMYPGFEGPELIEELLYYGISAISLSITGSEHTEGLRACVSLVQRSQFPDLEFRLKKFREHHPIEL, encoded by the coding sequence ATGAAAGCGGCAACCAAAGACACCCCCGTCAACTACGACGTAGTTACTGACCAGATCAAGGAGTTAAACGTCCCTGCGGTAGGAAAAGCTACTATCAGGGAAATCAAACGACTGGTGGATAATATTGAAAGGGAAACCGGAACCAAATTTATCCGTATGGAGATGGGTGAACCCGGATTACCGCCTGCTGCTGTTGGAACAGAAGCTGAAATAGAAGCATTACGCCGGGGAGTTGCCGCTATCTATCCCGACATCGATGGTATTCCTCCTTTGAAACAGGAAATTTCAAAATTTGTAAAAAATTTCCTCGATATTGAAGTGAAACCTGAGGCTTGTATTCCCACAGTTGGTTCTATGCAAGGTGGGTTTGCTGCCTTTCTGACCCTGGCCCGTATGAATGCAAAAAGGGATACTACCCTGTTTATCGACCCGGGTTTCCCTGTTCATAAGCAGCAGCATAAGGTGCTTGGACAAAAATTTGAAGCTTTTGATGTATATAATTACCGGGGTGAGGCTTTAAAAGAGAAGTTGGAAAGCTATTTCAGAGTAGGTAATATCCATTCTGTACTCTATTCGAATCCTAATAACCCTTCATGGATATGCTTCACCGATGAGGAGTTACAAATTATCGGCGACCTCGCTAATAAATATAATGTGATCATTCTTGAAGACCTGGCTTATTTCGGAATGGATTTCCGGAAGGACTACAGTAAACCAGGTGTCCCTCCCTATCAGCCTACCGTTGCAAAATATACAGAGAACTATATACTCTTTATCAGCAGTTCAAAGGCTTTCAGCTATGCTGGCCAACGAATCGGGATGATGGTCATGAGTAATAAGGTTTTTACCACAAAAGCTCCGGATCTTCTGCGTTATTACAGTAGTGATATTTTTGGCAGGGCAATGATTTTTGGAACCGTATATTCACTCAGTTCTGGAACAGCCCATTCTGCACAATATGCCTTAACCGCTATTTTGAAAGCAGCTAATGAAGGTAAATTCAATTTTGTGAATGATGTGAAGGAATATGGGGAGAAAGCCAAGATCATGAAAAAATTATTCCTTGATAATGGATTCCGGATTGTTTATGATATGGATGTGGATAAACCCATAGCTGATGGTTTCTACTTTACCATTATGTATCCCGGGTTTGAAGGACCTGAATTGATTGAAGAACTGCTATATTATGGTATAAGTGCCATCTCACTCTCGATCACCGGAAGTGAACATACAGAAGGATTAAGGGCCTGTGTGTCATTGGTCCAGAGAAGTCAGTTCCCCGACCTCGAATTCAGGCTGAAGAAATTCAGGGAGCATCATCCTATTGAATTATAG
- a CDS encoding response regulator transcription factor, whose protein sequence is MIKIAIVDDRDHVRETLESRLQYTNEIKVTHTSSNGQEFLTYMKSIQPFCQPDVVIMDIEMPVLNGIETVATASVLYPDVKYIMLTVFDSDDAIFSAIKAGAHGYLLKDEDTDTIIEHIKLVSDGKGAVMSPAIARKALDLLLAKGGKSRSSEGTIKSETSLTEREIAVLECLVNGLDHKSISQKLDISPATVRTHLANIYKKLHVSSKTQAVGLALKRKWF, encoded by the coding sequence ATGATTAAAATAGCAATTGTTGATGACCGTGACCATGTGAGGGAAACCCTGGAAAGCCGTTTGCAATATACTAACGAAATCAAGGTAACACATACTTCAAGTAACGGACAGGAGTTTTTGACCTATATGAAATCCATCCAGCCATTCTGTCAACCTGATGTTGTAATAATGGACATAGAAATGCCTGTGCTGAATGGTATTGAAACAGTAGCAACAGCCTCGGTACTTTATCCTGATGTTAAGTATATTATGCTAACGGTATTCGATAGCGATGATGCTATTTTTAGTGCTATCAAGGCTGGTGCTCACGGATATTTATTGAAAGATGAGGATACAGATACCATCATTGAACATATAAAACTGGTGTCAGACGGTAAAGGAGCAGTTATGAGTCCTGCGATCGCGCGGAAAGCATTAGATCTTTTGCTGGCTAAAGGAGGTAAATCAAGGTCTTCAGAGGGTACCATTAAATCCGAGACCTCCCTCACGGAAAGAGAGATCGCAGTTCTGGAATGCCTGGTAAATGGTCTTGATCATAAAAGTATCTCTCAAAAACTTGATATCAGCCCGGCAACGGTGCGCACTCATCTTGCAAATATTTATAAGAAATTACATGTTAGTTCAAAAACACAGGCCGTGGGACTCGCACTAAAACGTAAATGGTTTTGA
- a CDS encoding DUF4384 domain-containing protein: MKTLLLTAFFLVTMLLQHSTAQDRRGMGANFDMATIAKTPRKVQLSFQSFRGMPEQASLEQYCPTPGDQGDHGTCVAFANGYGIATILYAKTHEITNKSIIDKYVFSPSYLYDLIKDSTDFNCQYGSDPIIAVMTLMNMGTPFIRTVPYSCDVKFSTDAVSEALKYTIKDASVLFAPGEYEKTSQEMIDMTKKALLEGTPVSGGFHLPESFFKIKSDVWISDPTEVDKSWKHNGHAMAVVGFDDNKSGGAFRILNSWGSNWADKGYVWMRYEDYSRYCILGLQVFGNPFTPDPTDNINPEPKPDPKPVPVPEPEVKTMSLSGSIEFKLNTGEDMPVNRISSRNLMVEEDVVAKEDLVAYTMMNSYTSGTKFRFYMTIDKEAYIYAFATDLTGKINRILPFDDLTSTHVGSNSIVAFPSDTKIIKMDENKGTDYLLILYSKEPLDMNDMLADMNKTKGGLSAKIIAALGDKLIAKDKIKYDAATVGFQVNVKYSSRNLTVENDDNQSTEFATGSVVPLMIEIKHN; the protein is encoded by the coding sequence ATGAAAACTCTTCTTTTAACTGCTTTCTTCCTGGTAACTATGTTATTACAACATTCAACAGCCCAGGATCGTAGGGGTATGGGTGCCAATTTCGATATGGCTACCATTGCAAAAACCCCTCGTAAGGTTCAGCTTTCGTTCCAAAGTTTTCGTGGCATGCCTGAACAGGCTTCACTCGAACAGTATTGCCCAACTCCTGGTGACCAGGGTGATCATGGTACCTGTGTCGCATTTGCCAATGGATATGGCATTGCTACAATTTTATATGCAAAAACCCATGAGATTACCAACAAGTCGATCATTGATAAGTATGTGTTCTCTCCGAGTTATTTATATGACCTGATAAAAGACTCTACGGATTTTAATTGTCAATATGGCAGTGATCCAATTATTGCAGTAATGACTCTTATGAATATGGGAACGCCCTTTATACGGACAGTTCCTTATAGTTGTGATGTTAAATTCAGTACCGATGCAGTTTCTGAAGCGCTTAAATATACCATAAAGGATGCTTCTGTTCTTTTTGCCCCCGGTGAATATGAGAAAACATCCCAGGAGATGATTGACATGACCAAAAAGGCTTTGCTTGAAGGAACTCCGGTTTCAGGAGGATTTCATCTGCCGGAAAGCTTCTTCAAGATTAAATCTGATGTGTGGATTTCAGATCCAACTGAAGTTGACAAGAGCTGGAAACACAACGGACATGCCATGGCAGTAGTTGGTTTCGACGATAACAAATCCGGCGGCGCATTTCGTATACTGAATAGCTGGGGCTCAAATTGGGCTGATAAGGGGTATGTCTGGATGCGTTATGAGGACTATTCCCGCTATTGTATATTAGGTTTGCAGGTATTTGGGAATCCATTTACTCCCGATCCAACCGATAATATTAACCCTGAACCCAAGCCTGATCCGAAGCCGGTACCGGTGCCTGAACCTGAGGTTAAAACCATGAGTCTGAGTGGCAGTATTGAATTCAAACTGAATACAGGTGAAGATATGCCAGTGAATAGAATTTCTTCCCGTAACCTGATGGTGGAAGAAGATGTTGTAGCAAAAGAGGATTTGGTTGCCTATACCATGATGAACAGCTATACCAGCGGCACCAAATTTCGTTTTTACATGACAATTGATAAAGAAGCATACATTTATGCATTCGCAACCGATCTTACAGGTAAAATCAACCGTATTCTGCCCTTTGACGATTTAACCTCTACTCACGTTGGAAGCAATAGTATTGTTGCTTTTCCTTCGGATACCAAAATCATAAAAATGGATGAAAACAAGGGTACGGATTACCTGCTTATCCTGTATTCGAAAGAGCCACTTGATATGAATGATATGCTGGCCGATATGAACAAGACTAAAGGCGGTTTATCGGCAAAAATAATAGCAGCATTGGGCGATAAATTAATTGCAAAGGACAAAATAAAATACGATGCCGCCACGGTAGGGTTTCAGGTAAACGTGAAATACAGTTCACGTAACCTTACGGTTGAAAATGATGATAACCAAAGCACAGAGTTTGCAACCGGAAGCGTGGTTCCGCTGATGATTGAAATTAAGCATAATTAA